The Salinirubrum litoreum genome segment AAGACGGGCAGGTGCCGGGCGTGATCGGCTCCGTGCCGCCACACACGTTAGACGAGACCGACGTGGAGTCGACGCCCGCAGTCGAGGACGTCTACGTCGATCTCGGACTTCCGAAGGAGAAGGTCCGCGAGCGCGTCTCGGTCGGCGACCTGGTGACGATGGCACAGACGACCCGGCGACTCGGCGAGCACGTCACCGGGAAGGCACTGGACGACCGGGTGTGTCTGTTCGCCATGCTCGAAGCGGCTCGCCGGATCGAGGACCCGGAGGTGACGATCCACTTCACCGCGACCGTACAGGAGGAGGTCGGCCTGCGCGGGGCGCGAGCCCTCGGAGTGGACATCGCGCCGGATCTCGCAATCGCGCTGGACGTGACGGTCGCGAACGACCTGCCGGAGTTCGACGAAGGCGAGTACGTCACGCGACTCGGGCAGGGCACGGCGATCAAACTGAAGGACTCGAGCGTCATCACGAACCCGAAGGTCCACCGCCGGCTGACGTCGGTCGCCGAGGCCCACGGCATCAGGACGCAGACCGAGGTGCTCCCGGCCGGCGGCACCGACACCGCCGGCTTCCAGACCGGCGGGGGTGCGACCGCGGTCGGTGCCATCTCGATCCCGACGCGGTACCTCCACACGGTGACCGAGAGCGTCCACGCGGACGACGTGTCGGCGACCATCGACCTGTTGACGGCGTTCTTGGAGACCGAGACCGGTGACCACGACTACACGCTCTGAAGCGCGTGTTTCCGTGGCTTCCTCTGTCGTGTTGGAAGCCGGCGGTCGCAGTCGTGGAAGCTGTCGCGGTCGGAGTGGTGGTCGCTGTCGCGGTCGGAGTGGCGGATTCGGTCGTGGTTACGATGCGGTATCGTTCCAGTCGTCTCGACCTTCGAGCCACATCTCGAAACACGGTCGAGTCGATCACTGACCTCCCGCGTCACCCCGACCCCGATTCACCGTGACTCGATCGCGACCGCTCTACAGTGGGATCGGGAGCCACGACAGCCACTCGACCACGGTCGCCGGCGGGAGCAGTGGCTCGTGTAAGACCAGCCAGTCCAAGAGACACAGTCCCAGGCCGTGTGCCACGATAGACGGCAACAGCGACCGGCTCTTGTAATCTACCGCGCCGAACAACACGTCTGTCGGCCCCGAGAGCAGCAACTCGATCGGCGGCTTCCCGACGTGGTGCAGGGCGTAGACGACCGGGCTGATGAACACGCTCTTGAAGCCGATGTCGCGCACGCCGACACAGAGCAGGCCCCGGTAGTACGTCTCCGCCGCGATCACGACCACCAGCTGCTGGGCCGCGTGCGGGAGAAACGCCGACAGCGCGGTACTGGTCTGCCACATCGGGTAGTACGCCCGGATGGAGGGGAGCGACGACCCCACGAGGTAGAAGGGGACGACGAACGCCGCGAGCAGGAGGGTGTTCCGCAGGGCGGTGCGGTCCACGCGCCAACCCAGGTCCCGGCCGTGGGTGATCGCCAACAGCGCGGGGGCGAACACGAACAACACCGCGTCCCGCACGGCCCGCGCCGTGAGGTCGCCGTTCGGGACGTGCCAGTAGCTCAGCACGATCGTCAAGAGTAAGCCTACGAGGAGAGACCGCTGGACCCACGTCAGCCCCCGGAGGCGGTCGAACACGGCCGACGCGTCAGTCCGCAGTCTCGACCGGCCCGGTGCCGACGACGCTCGTCACGTCGTCCAGAAACTCCTGCCGGGAGTCGAAGTACGTCGTCTCCACGTCGTCCAGGACGTCCGCGAGTGTCTGCGGTCCGGCGGGTGTCCGGATGGTGCTCTCGCCCTCCAACTCGCGGATTCGGCTGGCCTCCTTCGGCCACGTGAGCCGCGAGGCGACCCGCGCCAGCGGGGCCCCCTCGACGGACTCGCCCGTCCCGAGTTCGACCGCGGGCGCTTCCTCTTCCGCGTCGTCGTCGTCAGCCATACTCCGGCGTTTGCCACCGGCGGGCGTAAACCCTTCGGACCCCGGCGCGAGTCGCCCGACCACGGGTCGTCCCGGCCGTCGCCGGGCCACGCAGGCGTCATAGCCACTGCGTCTTGCGACCGTCTGACGTAGGGTTTTGTGGGAGGCTTCCGTACCCCCGGTATGACCAGTCTCTCGGAGGCGTACGGTGGCAACGTCGGCTCGGCGACGAGCCTCCGGCGGCTGTATCTCGGTGGGGCGCTGTTCGGACTCGGGACGCTGCTCGTCCTCGTCGGCATCGTCGTGACCACGACCGACCTCCTGATCGAGGGACTCACCGCCGCCAGGCGGATCGGCGGTATCCTCGCGGGTGTCGGTGTCCCGGCGGCGTTCCTCGGCGTCCTGACGGTCCTACCGGCCAGTCGCCGGACGCGCGCGGCGGCGGTCATCGGCGCGACGATCGCGGTGCTCGGCGTCGCCCTGTTCGCCCACGCGTACCCCTGTCAGTGGTCCGGGTCGAACTGCGGCACGGCGAACCTCACACTCCCGACCGTCGGGCTGTACTTCCTCGGCACCGTGACGACCATCTGGTGTCTGTTCGTCGGCATCGCCACGTTCAAGCGTCGGAACGACCCCGGCGGCACGGCCCGCCTCGAAGTAGTCCGGCAGGGCGAGACGGTCGTGGTGGAGCGAGAAGACTCCGGCTTCGGCGGCTTCGGCGGTGTCGGGCTGTTCGGCCAGGAACCGGACGGCGAGGTCGAGACGCAGACCGGGTCGCCGGCGAGCGACGGCGGGTCGACGACGCAGGACCTCTCGTCGCCGCTTGACCAGTCCGGCGACACGCACGACCGGATGGCACCGACGACAGACGACGCCGAGGTGATGCGGAGCGGGGCGGCAGGAGACGCCGCCGAGCGCCCGGACGTGACCGATCGCTACTGCGGGAACTGCGACCACTTCCAGTACGTCCGCACCGACGACGGCATCCAGCCGTACTGCGGCGCACACGACGAACTGATGGACGACATGGAGGCCTGCCGCGACTGGCAGGCGCGCGGCGGGAACTGATCGACACGGCGCGCTGTTTTCCGACTACTCACAGCCCGGAGAGCGTCTCGCTCACTCGCGTCCAGTGACTGCCCTTCCAGAAACACTGTCCGCAGTCCCGACAGCGCCAGACGCGCATCGGGTCGCCGTCCTGCGTCGTGTCGGGCGCGTACGCCGGTCGCTCGTCGTGGTCCGCGAGTTCTGCGACCGGGCCGTTACAGCGACCACAGCGCGCCGGTTCCGAATCCAGTTCGAGCGTGAACCCGGCCTCGCGGAGTTCCCGGAGTTGGTCGGTCACGTCCCGCGTCTGCAACAGGACGCTCCCGGCGGCGGTGTCCCGGTCGGCCCGGCGCGCCAACTGGTGATCGCGGGTCAGCAATCGCCGATTCTCCTCGCTTGCCAGTGCGAGCAGTCGGTCGTCGGCTTCCGCGTCCCGGTCCAGCGCGTAGGCCGCGTCGTAGCCGCACATCCGGAGGTAGCTGGCGAGTTTGCCGAGCATCACGTCCAGCAGGAGTCGGCTGTCGGTGGGAGACGAACGGGGTGCCTCGTCGGCCATCAGTGGAGGAAGTCGCGCAGTCCGTCGATGTCGCGTGTGTTCACCACGTCTGCCTCGGTCGCCCAGCCACGCCGTGCGGTGTGGATCCCGTACCGGGCGTGGTCCAGTTCGCCCGGCGAGTGGGCGTCGGTGTTGATGGCGATCAGCGCGCCGGCCTGCACCGCGAACTTCGTCGCCTCGCCCGACAGGTCGAGGCGATACGGACTGGCGTTGATCTCCAGTGCCGTGTCGTTGGCGGCGGCCGCCTCCGCGATACGCTCGTAATCCAGCGGCAGCCCGGGTCGCCGATTCAGCAGGCGACCGGTCGGGTGCCCGAGGACGTCGACCGAGGGGTGTTCGATGGCGGTGACGATCCGCTCGGTCGCGGTCTCGCGGTCCTGGTCCAGCGCGGCGTGGGGCGAGGCGACGACCACGTCCAGTTCGGCGAGGAGGTCGTCGTCGGTCGAGAGACCGCCTGCTTTGTCGATGTTCGTCTCCACGCCGTGGAGGACCGGGATGTCGGCGTCGGCCGCGACGGCTTCGACTTCTGCCATCTGCTCGCGCAGGCGGTCGTCGTCCAGGCCGACGCCGCCGACCATCCCCGGGCCAGTGGCGTGATCCGAGACGACGTGGTACTCGTAGCCGCGCTCTGCGGCGGCGGCGACCATCTCCGCGATGGTGTTGTTCCCGTCCGACCAGTCGGTGTGGGTGTGCAGGTCGCCGCGCAGGGCGCCTTCCTCGATGGGGTCGGGGAGGGTTCCGTCCATCGCGGCTTCGATCTCACCGGTGTCTTCGCGCATCTCCGGCGGGAAAACAGGGAAATCGAGTGCCCCGTAGATCTCTTCCTCCGTCCGGCCGCCGAGTCGCTCGCCGACGCGCTGGCCGTCGTCCGGATTCTCCACCTCGGACACGTCGAAGATGCC includes the following:
- a CDS encoding M42 family metallopeptidase — protein: METDDTPAGSDLDFDFDLLRELTETGGVPGYEDRIREIVRRELAGTTDRVRSDAMGNVVGTIEGSSDYEVAVPAHMDEIGFMVRHVDSEGFLELDPLGGWDPRVLKAQRVTIHTEDGQVPGVIGSVPPHTLDETDVESTPAVEDVYVDLGLPKEKVRERVSVGDLVTMAQTTRRLGEHVTGKALDDRVCLFAMLEAARRIEDPEVTIHFTATVQEEVGLRGARALGVDIAPDLAIALDVTVANDLPEFDEGEYVTRLGQGTAIKLKDSSVITNPKVHRRLTSVAEAHGIRTQTEVLPAGGTDTAGFQTGGGATAVGAISIPTRYLHTVTESVHADDVSATIDLLTAFLETETGDHDYTL
- a CDS encoding CPBP family intramembrane glutamic endopeptidase, whose translation is MFDRLRGLTWVQRSLLVGLLLTIVLSYWHVPNGDLTARAVRDAVLFVFAPALLAITHGRDLGWRVDRTALRNTLLLAAFVVPFYLVGSSLPSIRAYYPMWQTSTALSAFLPHAAQQLVVVIAAETYYRGLLCVGVRDIGFKSVFISPVVYALHHVGKPPIELLLSGPTDVLFGAVDYKSRSLLPSIVAHGLGLCLLDWLVLHEPLLPPATVVEWLSWLPIPL
- a CDS encoding DUF5789 family protein, with the protein product MADDDDAEEEAPAVELGTGESVEGAPLARVASRLTWPKEASRIRELEGESTIRTPAGPQTLADVLDDVETTYFDSRQEFLDDVTSVVGTGPVETAD
- a CDS encoding DUF7139 domain-containing protein; translated protein: MTSLSEAYGGNVGSATSLRRLYLGGALFGLGTLLVLVGIVVTTTDLLIEGLTAARRIGGILAGVGVPAAFLGVLTVLPASRRTRAAAVIGATIAVLGVALFAHAYPCQWSGSNCGTANLTLPTVGLYFLGTVTTIWCLFVGIATFKRRNDPGGTARLEVVRQGETVVVEREDSGFGGFGGVGLFGQEPDGEVETQTGSPASDGGSTTQDLSSPLDQSGDTHDRMAPTTDDAEVMRSGAAGDAAERPDVTDRYCGNCDHFQYVRTDDGIQPYCGAHDELMDDMEACRDWQARGGN
- a CDS encoding Mut7-C RNAse domain-containing protein, which translates into the protein MADEAPRSSPTDSRLLLDVMLGKLASYLRMCGYDAAYALDRDAEADDRLLALASEENRRLLTRDHQLARRADRDTAAGSVLLQTRDVTDQLRELREAGFTLELDSEPARCGRCNGPVAELADHDERPAYAPDTTQDGDPMRVWRCRDCGQCFWKGSHWTRVSETLSGL
- the polX gene encoding DNA polymerase/3'-5' exonuclease PolX, whose amino-acid sequence is MSRNDEIADLLEEFADLLEAQDVNYKPRAYRDAAENVRGYHRPIEELAEEGQEAVEEIDKVGDAISSKIVEYLTTGSIEELEELRDEMPVEMGALTSVEGVGPKTVGALYEALGITTLDELEAAAEAGEIQSVKGFGAKTEQNILDAIPFARQTQERELLGEARPLADSVLAYFADVEPANRAEVAGSIRRWRETIGDVDVLVASDDGESVVEAFTDWPEADSVIEAGTSKASVRAGGVRVDLRVVVPEEFGSALQYFTGSKEHNVHLRNVAIDRGLKINEYGIFDVSEVENPDDGQRVGERLGGRTEEEIYGALDFPVFPPEMREDTGEIEAAMDGTLPDPIEEGALRGDLHTHTDWSDGNNTIAEMVAAAAERGYEYHVVSDHATGPGMVGGVGLDDDRLREQMAEVEAVAADADIPVLHGVETNIDKAGGLSTDDDLLAELDVVVASPHAALDQDRETATERIVTAIEHPSVDVLGHPTGRLLNRRPGLPLDYERIAEAAAANDTALEINASPYRLDLSGEATKFAVQAGALIAINTDAHSPGELDHARYGIHTARRGWATEADVVNTRDIDGLRDFLH